One genomic region from Spirochaetota bacterium encodes:
- a CDS encoding aminomethyl-transferring glycine dehydrogenase subunit GcvPA: MTYTCTTNDDREHMLKEIGVGSVDDLFSDIPEAIRLGGVLDLPEPLGEQEASRLAEGLASNNRICVSFAGAGAYNHYVPAVVDALSSRSEFYTAYTPYQPEVSQGTLTAIFEFQSMIARLTGMDVANASLYDGATALVEAVLMAVRTTGRTGILVSSAVHPHYREVLRTYAWANDLQVREIPAPRGTTDPGSLKDLMDDSVAAVAIQNPNFFGCIEDLASHAAPAHGTKACLIALVTEPVSMGILKSPGACGADIACGEAASLGNYMGFGGPALGFIAAGKSFMRNMPGRLVGKSVDTDGREAYVLTLQTREQHIRRERATSNICTNQGLCALRTVMYLALVGPRLRALADLNHRLASLCKNELGKKGISPVFDAPYFNEFAVRVRDPEKTIARLAEQGMNAGVSLGRYYPEYADSLLVCCTESTTSEDIRALASML; encoded by the coding sequence GTGACCTACACCTGCACCACGAACGACGACCGCGAACATATGCTGAAGGAGATAGGCGTGGGGAGCGTCGACGACCTGTTCTCCGATATTCCGGAGGCGATCCGGCTGGGCGGCGTGCTCGATCTGCCGGAACCCCTGGGCGAACAGGAAGCCTCCCGTCTCGCCGAGGGGCTCGCCTCGAACAACAGGATCTGCGTTTCCTTTGCGGGGGCGGGCGCGTATAACCACTACGTCCCCGCGGTAGTCGACGCCCTTTCGTCACGCTCGGAATTTTATACCGCGTATACCCCCTACCAGCCGGAGGTGAGCCAGGGGACGCTTACCGCGATTTTTGAATTCCAGTCCATGATCGCGCGGCTCACCGGCATGGATGTGGCGAACGCAAGCCTCTATGACGGGGCCACGGCGCTGGTCGAAGCGGTGCTCATGGCGGTACGGACGACCGGAAGAACGGGAATCCTTGTATCGAGCGCCGTTCACCCCCACTACCGCGAGGTGCTTCGGACCTATGCGTGGGCCAACGATCTCCAGGTGAGGGAGATACCCGCTCCCCGGGGAACGACCGATCCGGGAAGCCTGAAGGATTTGATGGACGATTCCGTGGCGGCCGTAGCGATTCAGAACCCGAATTTTTTCGGATGCATCGAGGACCTGGCGTCGCACGCGGCGCCGGCGCATGGCACGAAAGCCTGCCTTATCGCGCTCGTCACCGAGCCGGTGAGCATGGGAATCCTAAAATCCCCTGGGGCGTGCGGCGCGGATATCGCATGTGGCGAAGCCGCGAGCCTGGGCAATTATATGGGGTTTGGCGGTCCCGCACTCGGCTTTATCGCCGCGGGTAAAAGCTTCATGCGGAATATGCCGGGAAGACTTGTCGGGAAAAGCGTGGATACCGACGGAAGGGAGGCCTACGTGCTCACCCTTCAGACAAGGGAACAGCATATTCGCCGGGAAAGGGCGACATCGAATATCTGCACCAACCAGGGACTGTGCGCCCTGAGGACCGTGATGTATCTCGCCCTGGTGGGGCCGCGGCTGCGCGCGCTGGCGGATCTTAATCACAGGCTGGCTTCGCTCTGTAAAAATGAGCTCGGCAAAAAAGGAATCAGCCCGGTGTTCGACGCGCCCTATTTCAACGAATTTGCGGTAAGGGTGCGCGATCCCGAAAAGACGATCGCGCGGCTTGCAGAACAGGGCATGAACGCGGGGGTTTCGCTGGGACGCTATTATCCCGAGTACGCGGATTCGCTCCTGGTGTGCTGTACCGAATCGACGACATCCGAGGATATCAGGGCGCTTGCCTCGATGCTGTAG